The DNA window AATCCACAAGAACCTCTCCACCAGTAACTTCAACAACCCTCTTAACAATGGGATTATACTGCTTGGAAACAACATAAAACCTAGTGGAGTAAACTCCACTGGAATATATTTTGAGCAATTCAAAGATTTCCCTAGCACCATAAACTGAAATGAATACCCCAACCCTCTCCATAAAACCACATAGATAATGTCGTATGGGCTGTATAAAAATTTATAATGATAAATCTCCCATTTGCTTGGAAACGTAACTTATTGTTCTAGCCAAACCCTCACGTAAATCCACACTACAATTAAAGTTGAATTCCCCCCTAATCCTAGAGATATCAGCATAACTAAACTTAACATCACCAGGCCTCTCAGGAGCAAAATTCAAGTCGACACGTTTATCAACCAGCTTAATCACCATTGAAGCTAAATCGATAATCCTAGTGGGAACACCACTACCAACATTGTAAACATCAAAATTGAAATCACTATTCTCCACGAATAACATTATGGCTTTAACAACATCATCAATGTAAATGAAATCTCTAGTCTGCATTCCATCACCATAAATTGTTAGAGGCACCCCCCTCAAAGCATTCTCAATAAATATCCTAATTACACCAGAATAATCGCTGAGCCTTTGACCGGGACCATAGGCATTGAAAAGCCTAAGGGAAACAGACTTAACCCCATAAAGTCTACGATAAACCCCAACAAGCAACTCACCCTCAACCTTACTGGCAGCATAAATGGACTTTGGATTCAATGGGTGAAGCTCATTAACAGGTAGAGTTACTGGATCACCGTAAACTGCAGCTGAAGACATAAATATAAACTTCCCAGCATTAACCCTCCTCGCAAGTTCAAGGGCATTCAAAGTTCCACCAACATTAACCTCATGATACCTATATGGAAACAGATTGGATTCCTCAACACTTATTAAAGCAGCTAAATGAATTATGACATCAAACCTATAATCAGAAAGACTTGATACAAAAGATGGGGAGGATACATCAAGCTTGAAAATCCTCAAACCGGAATCAATATAAGGCTTCAAAAACTCAACACTCCCACGGGAGAAGTCATCAACAACATAGACTTCAAAGCCATCCTTAAAAAGCCTACCAACAACATTAGATCCAATGAAACCAGCACCACCAGTAACCAAAACCCTCAACAAAAACACCAAATAACATAATGTGAAACTTTAAAATTTAAAATAAATTCATAAACCCAAACCCCCAAAAAGCCTGTAAAAATGGGAAACGTTAAATATTAATTTTGAATAATATTTTAAGGATAATTTAAGAGATGATGATAACATGAGTAAAGATCAAATCATAGGAGTAATACTCCTAATAGCAAGCATAATAGGAATAATAGTCTACGGATACCTAATCTACATGTACCCACTAATAATAATGCAGATAACACTATTCATAGCAGTGGCAGCAGTGGGGCTAATAGTAGCATGGATAGGATACACGTTAGCCACAACACCACCACCAAAACCCATAGAAGAAATAGAGAAAGAAATAGAAAAGGAAATGAAAGAGATAGAGAAGGGGGAAGGCGGAGAGAAGAAGGAAGGGGAAGGGGAGAAAAAGGAATAAACAATTTTAAACACCCCAAATCATTTTAGATTTAAACATTAAATGTTTAGATGAACAAGTACATCTCCATGCTATAAGCCCATATAGACTTTAAATCAAAAATGAATAAAAAGCCCTATAAAACAATCCTCATAAAATGATTTGATGGGATTATAAAGTGAAATCCACATTGATAATCGGTGGAGACCCACTATCAGACAAAGTGATTGAAAGACTAAACAGAAGATATCAAACACCATACTATTGGAACATATATGGCGCCAGCAAAATAAACTCAGAAGAATACGAAGCAGAGATGATTAATGGTGAAAATGCAAAGATTTGCGAAGACTATATATCAAGATCCCCTGAAATAATATTCACAATACCACTGAAAATATTCAATGAGAAGAGGGGGGAAACTCTGGAAACTCTAAATAGAGTTATGGAGTCAATTGGAGGGGGCATGGTAAACTTTACAATAGCAGTATATCAACACACACCCAAATCCGGAGAGGAAATAGAGAGATTAAGCAACATACTAAAAGATTGCAAAACTAAAATGTGGAAGATAATTTATTTTGGGGAAGTTTATGGAGAAAGAGTTAACGTTGGAGTAGTTTTCGAAGTACTGGAGAAGTTAAAGGAGGATTGCATGAACATAAAAATCCCATTACACCCAGAGGAGAAGAGGAATTACATATATGTGGATGATGCTGCAAGGGCTGTGCTGAGTAGAAATATAGGTGTAGGGGGAGGAGCAATATACTTAGTGAAGGATGTAACCATAAACAACAAAACCCTCCTAAAGAGGATAACCGAACTGATAGGGGTAAATGGACTATGCAAAATAAACTTCGATGAGAAAGCTGAGAAGGCAGACCCACCAAACCTACCACAACCAAAGGAATTCAAAACCAAAATCAACATAATAGATGGATTGAATAGAACCATAGGCTGGTTTGAGGGGGAATATGGCCCGATACAAGTATTGAAAAACAATAATTGTAAATTCTAAACGCCAGACCCTTTGGCACTAGCCCAATCAAAAACACATTTTAAAATGGATAGAAAACCTGCCACAATCACCAAGTACACCACAATGGTATAATCAAGGGAAACCATTATGCTGGGTTGAGATATGAAGGGGAATTTCAATGTAAGCTTACCCATACCCCCAATATTACCAAGCGTAACCAGGTACAATGAGAAGTAAATGGATAAAAATGCTCTAAACAGTGAAACAACCAAACTCCCACGAGAACCAGGATTCAAAATGCCACCCACAAAGGAAAGTAAGGATATTACAATGCCCATTGCAGCAAGACCATAAAAGAAGCTGTACAATCCAAGATTTTCATTTAAATACGATAAAACTTCTTGAGGCAGATTCATAAGGGATAATGCATATATCATCCCAATTGGGATTAAAACCCTAACTATAATTGATGGAATCGTACGTATGAATGCACTTAAAATTTTACCCAACTCACCCACCACCAATCCTCACATTACCAATATCAACCCTCAAACCAAACAAGTTAGAGATAACTCTAAATTCTAAACCCATATTCATATATGGAGGGTTCACATCAAAACCATACTTCATAACATCAGATTCAGTAAGAGTGAATTTCAAACTCAATGTCTTTAGGCTGTGGGGTGGAATAGTTGTGGAGTTGGAAGCGGATCTGACGACAACCCCACTGGCAGTACATATTGATGCATCAAACTTCACATTCATATCCACAAACCCATTATTAACAGCATTCAATCTAATAATCATAAAATACTCCCTAGACACATCATTAAAGCCTAAATCGATCTTAATGGATTCATTGGGATTGGACATAATGCCCATTAAACCTGTGGATATTGTATATAAGGATAGGGAGAATAAGACTAATATACACAGGTCTATTGCTAAAATAGATGCCCGCAACCCAAAAGACACATACTTATACTTACCCAAGGATTCCCACTACCAGCAAACAAGACTAATTTGGGGTGCTAAAATATAAATTTACCTTTTAAAATCCTACCCCTAAACCATGATATGGAATGTTGAATCAACCTCCTAAACTCCACGTCAAAAGCCATCAAAGTAATACCATAAACCATTGCCCCAAGAGCTACACCAAAAAGAGAATACTTGAATACCTCAACAAACTCCCTTGAAACAACAGTGCCAAAACCACTCAAATAGAGCATGGAAAACATGATGGCTGAGGAAAACATATACTTTGAAACGTTAACCCATGGAAACCTAACGCCCATAATACGTTTAGAATCCAAATAGAACTTTAAACATAGAATCAAATTAATTATTAAACCCAGCAGAATCCATATAGAGACAAGCATTGATGGATCATATATAAATGGTGATACAGCATTGAAAACCAAGTATAGGCAAATTATGTAAAGAACATTTAATGTGAGGGATATGGAGGGATACGTAAACAATTTGCTGGCTAGGTAACCCCTCAAATCAACATTATCCATAACGTCAACGCGCTCAAAACCTATTATGGCACTTGATAGAACACCTGCAACCAGTGATGGGAGAACGCTTATGGCTCCAAGATACAAAGCCTGATAGGAAACTGCATACTCAGCTCTAAGCAAGGAGAGGAAGGTTTCAGACATGGCTAAAACCCCAAACACCATTGGAAATGCAAACATCAAAACATACTTCAAAGCAGACTCCACATCCTCCCTAGAACCCCCACTCAAAATCTTTGGGTATAAAGCTGATGACAGCATACCAGCATAGGATATAACTGAAGATATCGTGCTAACAGCCTTAAGATGGGCTAAAACCCTAAATGGGATTGAGGGATCTGGGAATCGTATGAGGAATGTTATGATGGGAGTTTCCAAGCTTCTAACGTAACCGGGTATGATGCTGTATGCTGGGAGCCATGAAAGCTTAACCCATTTAAAAGCCAAACTGGAATTAAAGCCTCCACTAAAACTCCCCCTAAACATGATGAATATGAAGGAAGAGTAAAAGTATTTTGCAATAACATATGAGAGTAATGCACCTACAAGTCCAAGCCTATAATAATTTACGAGTATAAAACCTGAGGAAAGCTTAACAACCTCCAACAATATTCCTCCATAACCGGTAAATTCAGGAGCAAGGGCGGTGGCAATGGCATCCAAATTGGATGCAAAATACTCTGCTGGTATCTGCAATAATAGAACCATTATGACAGCTTGCAAGTAGCTTAAGCTTATATTAGAGTATAATATGTATTGTGAAGCCACCATGAAAACCAGCATTGAAGTCAATGTTAAAATTGAAGTTAAAATTAAACTCGTCTTACCAACCCTAAACCCCCTACTCGCATACCTAACAACCCAATAATTCACAAAGGTGGAGGGGATGACAAAGTATTGAAGCCAAACACCAAAGAAGCTCCATAAACCAAACTCCTCTTCACTAAGCCTCCTAGAAACCATCGTAACAAAAATAAGTCCAGTTAATGTGCTAAAAAGTTTCGAGACAAAATTAACAGCCCCAGCATACCTAACCCTAATACCCCTAGACCCAGTCATTACAACCATTAAAACTATAAGGGCAATAATACATTTTAAGATTTACATGCGCAGATATATTAGAGGTAACTGGCAATGATACCAATAGCCCTAATAGCCTCATTCACAATAACATTAGCGGTAACCCCACTAATAATGAAGCTTATGCGCAAATTAGGCATCATCGGAATAGACGTCCACAAGCCCAGTAAACCAGAAATACCTGAAATGTGTGGGTTGAGCATGCTAATAGGGTTGGTGGCATCATCAATAATACTCTTAAGCATACAATTCAACCCAAAGATATTGGCATTCACATTAACATCGACACTAGCAGCAATTATAGGGATGATAGATGACATATTAACCCTTAAGGCTAAGGTTAAAACTGCACTAACAATAACATGCTTCACACCAATAGCCATAATGTCTATGCTATACCCAAACTACATAGTTCTCGGAAGACCTAGAGCCCCATTAATAGGGGGGTTCAGACTCACCATAGTTTACTGGATACTACTACCATTCGCAATAGCTGTGCCAGCCAACGCCATAAACATGATGGACACATATAATGGTGTAATGTCAGGGGGATGCGCCATGATGTCAGCATCCCTACTAACATCATCAATAATACTTGGACAATGGGATGAAGCTGCAATGTCCGCAATAATATTAGGGGTTTCATCAGCATTCTACTACTACAACAAGTATCCTGCAAAAGCTTTTGCAGGGGATACTGGAAGCTTAATGCTTGGAGCAGCCATTGGAAGTATAGCTGTTCTTGGTAGAATGGAGATTGTTGGGATAACTGTCCTAATGCCATTCATAATGAATGCATTCCACTCACTGAGTAGTATTGGAGGATTATTGGAGAGGAGGGAGATAGCTGAGAGACCCGTTAAAGTTGTGGGTGAATATATAGAGGCAAACCCTAACCCAAAAGCTCCAAAAACACTGGCAAACCTAATGCTCAGAAAGGGGAGGGCCACTGAACTGGAGCTAATAAAATCTTATCACGCCCTATGCGCAATATCCTCAATAATGGGAGTAATAACGGCAATACTAATGCTGGTGAGAATATGAAGACTTTGAATAGAATATGGGATTTAGCATTAATAATGGTGGCAGTATGGGTGATGATGATAGCATTAATAGTTATGATAGATAAGATGGTAGTTCCATTGAAGATATTGGTGGATGGAGGAGCTGCCCAAACAATCCTTGAAGCTTTAATAAAGCTTATGATATCCGCATTCATGGCAATGTCTTGGCTTCTAATATGGGTGAAAATGATTCAAAAGTACATTGAAAGGTATAATAGGATTTAAGAAGTGGAAGCTGAAGACCACCTATACTCAAATGCATCGAGAAATATTGATATCAACCCCCTATTCTCAGTGTAATGAGGCCTGTAAACTATTGGACTCCAATACCTCCTCTCCTCCCTTGGAACCCATATGAGGAATATAAGCTTACAGCGATCAACAATAGTCCCCCTAACTGGATACCAATCCTCAGAGGCAATCCTAACATCAACACCCATCCTCTTAAGACGATTAAATATCTCCCTAGACTCTGGATTCAGAATCCTCATCAAAACCCTAACTTTAACCCCCCTACTAAGGGCATCATGAATCTCCTTCTCAATCTTATTGAACCATGTGAATAGCTGTGAGAATATTATTATCTCCTGCTTAGCTGAAGATATCATCTCCCTAGTCTTATCCTCCATTTCATGTAAATCTGGTATAGGCTCAAGTAGGGAGCTTGGATCAATCTTCAACCTACTACTATAATAATGCTCCTCCAAAATTGGCTGTAGAGAATCGAAAATCCTCTCTAAACTGGATATCTCATTATCAAGACTCCTCCTCAAGTATGATACGTAATTCTTGAATGCAGATTTAGGATCTAAAGCCTCAAACCTCCTAGGCCTACCTGAAATGATCTTCACAAACCCCTTATCCTCCAAAGCCTCCAAAACATCATAAACTCTTGGTAGTGGAACATTGGATAAGCTACTAATCTCTTCAGCGGTAAGCTCAGCCCTATCAAGTAAAGCTAAATAAACTCTAGCCTCATACTCAGTTAAGCCTAAGGATTTAAGCTTCAAGATAATATCATAAAAATCGGAGCTCTGCATCAATACTCATTATTTGATGCAAAAATATATATGTAGAGTTTTTCACTAGAAGAGTGTAAAAAAGAGTTAAAATGAAGGTAGATATCATTGGAGACAATATGGATCGATGCATTAACACCAAAACAGGCACTACTATCAATAAAGATCATGGAAGCAGCATGGAGGATAGGATACAAATCAATAATAACCACAAGAGAATACGATTACACAACGAAAATCTACAAGCTATACAATTTGAACCCAATAATTGTGGGTAAGCATGGTGGAGAGAAGCTTGAAGGGAAGCTTATGGCAAGCCTAAATAGGAGCATAAAACTTGCAGAGACAATAATGGGTTTAGAGCATAAACCATCATACCATATCTCACTAACATCACCAGAAGCTGTAAGGGTAGCCTTTGGACTATCAATACCAATAATACTATTAAATGACACACCACACTCAAAATATGTGAACAAACTTACAATACCACTAGCAGATATACTGATAACCCCAAGAGCTATACCAAAGGAGGAATATAGAAACCTAATAGATGAAGAGAAGATCATACAATACGATGGAGTTGACGAATTAGCTTGGATAAGGGACTTCAAACCAGATGAGAGAGTTCTAAATGAAATTGGATTGAACGCCAATGATAAAATAATCATTGCAAGGGAAGCAGAATATAAAGCATCATACTACGATCAGAATGGGAAGCCTGTGAAGATGCTCATAGAGAAGATAATTAGGGAATTCGGTGAAGAAGTGAAGGTGATTTACCTACCAAGATACGATGATGAATCAATACCCAATGGAGCCATAGTGCCAAGGGAAGCTGTGGATGCAAGGAGCATAATGAAATACGCAACACTAACCATAACTGGCGGAGGAACCATGGCTAGAGAATCAGCATTGATAGGGACACCATCAATAAGCCTATTCCCAAAACAAATACATGTAAATAAATGGCTTGAGGAGAGAGGGTTGCCAATAAAGAGCATAAGGGATATAAATGAAGCATACGAATATGCATCGAAGGTCATTAGGGATCCAGACAAATATAAGGTTAAAACAGACGAGATAATTAGGGGGATGGAAGATCCAACCCAAGTGATCATGAAGATTTTGAGGGGGGATATGGATGGATAAAGTTGGCGTTGCAGTAATAGGATGTGGAGCATGGGGGAGAAACCACCTCAGAGTATTAAGCGAACTGAAAGGGGCTAAACTAGTGGCTGCATCAGACATAAATCAAGAAGTTCTAAGAATGGTAAAGGAGAAGTATGAAATACAAGTCTACACAGATTACCATGAAATGTTGAAGGATAAGGAGATAGAGGCCGTAACCATATGCACACCATCATCAACCCATGCAAAAATAGCATTAGACGTTATAGAAGCAGGGAAAAACCTACTGGTGGAAAAACCCATGACCATAACAGTTGAGGAAGCAAAAACCATAATTGAAAGAGCAAATGAACGCAAAGTTAAGTTGATGGTAGGCCACATAGAAAGATACAATCCAGCAGTACAGAGAGTTAAGAAGATGATAGATGAAGGGAGAATTGGAGAAATTGTGCTAATATCATCAAAGAGAGTTTCAAGATGGCCTGAAAGGGTGGGGGATGTGGGAGTTGTAAGAGACCTAGCAATACACGACCTAGACCTAATGAGATACATAACT is part of the Candidatus Methanomethylicota archaeon genome and encodes:
- a CDS encoding NAD-dependent epimerase/dehydratase family protein → MRVLVTGGAGFIGSNVVGRLFKDGFEVYVVDDFSRGSVEFLKPYIDSGLRIFKLDVSSPSFVSSLSDYRFDVIIHLAALISVEESNLFPYRYHEVNVGGTLNALELARRVNAGKFIFMSSAAVYGDPVTLPVNELHPLNPKSIYAASKVEGELLVGVYRRLYGVKSVSLRLFNAYGPGQRLSDYSGVIRIFIENALRGVPLTIYGDGMQTRDFIYIDDVVKAIMLFVENSDFNFDVYNVGSGVPTRIIDLASMVIKLVDKRVDLNFAPERPGDVKFSYADISRIRGEFNFNCSVDLREGLARTISYVSKQMGDLSL
- a CDS encoding transcriptional regulator, giving the protein MSKDQIIGVILLIASIIGIIVYGYLIYMYPLIIMQITLFIAVAAVGLIVAWIGYTLATTPPPKPIEEIEKEIEKEMKEIEKGEGGEKKEGEGEKKE
- a CDS encoding DUF354 domain-containing protein; amino-acid sequence: METIWIDALTPKQALLSIKIMEAAWRIGYKSIITTREYDYTTKIYKLYNLNPIIVGKHGGEKLEGKLMASLNRSIKLAETIMGLEHKPSYHISLTSPEAVRVAFGLSIPIILLNDTPHSKYVNKLTIPLADILITPRAIPKEEYRNLIDEEKIIQYDGVDELAWIRDFKPDERVLNEIGLNANDKIIIAREAEYKASYYDQNGKPVKMLIEKIIREFGEEVKVIYLPRYDDESIPNGAIVPREAVDARSIMKYATLTITGGGTMARESALIGTPSISLFPKQIHVNKWLEERGLPIKSIRDINEAYEYASKVIRDPDKYKVKTDEIIRGMEDPTQVIMKILRGDMDG
- a CDS encoding Gfo/Idh/MocA family oxidoreductase; the protein is MDKVGVAVIGCGAWGRNHLRVLSELKGAKLVAASDINQEVLRMVKEKYEIQVYTDYHEMLKDKEIEAVTICTPSSTHAKIALDVIEAGKNLLVEKPMTITVEEAKTIIERANERKVKLMVGHIERYNPAVQRVKKMIDEGRIGEIVLISSKRVSRWPERVGDVGVVRDLAIHDLDLMRYITGAEPTEIYAVTGSLKHKYEDHANIILKFNSNPTGIIEANWITPKKIRELTVTGSEGRIVADYITQEIRIENSNGVYIPNTQYEEPLKRELENFINVVLGIEEPIATGMDGLIAVYLCELTLKSSKTGQPIKVEGIWNK